tattcttcaaaatatcttctttgtgctcagggccggattatccaatgggcattatgggcacaggcccaggggcccatacgtgcttggggcccaagaaagggggagaaaatgttttcgctatattcattctgccgtgtgcctctctggccgcacacacgcaagtgcgcacacaaaaccgtgtttctaacgtacgcaagtctgtctcttgatttagtaacttttacaagccctttagcagcttttgttcagaagcacaatgcgataaatcaagcgactttccgataaactttagctttcagtgggaaaatgtcccccgcgagcgcaaggtctctctttccccgcgcagggatcgtctcattgagcggcaggaagaagcagcacattccacaggtgactcctgaataaaatgagtacaaaacagcatttccaacaacctgtcactgttatcgactgtttgaatgtgtaaacatgaacccatttcgtctgtaaatatgcacatggttaccatgacagaggctgtgtgaaagaatatagccaaaatcgccgctttttatagaaactgaaaagatgtaaatgagaacggctttgttgtgaatataagatataggttaagttagaataccctcacggttgtctttaaaatcttaaaaaggtaagagtttttttacatgtatttggtgtgtcttcgccaataattaattttatattgatgtTGATCAGGTCTATCTGCCTTAATTTACCGATTTTTAGCCTaagttattagaaaatccagagtgcttttacatacattgcaaaatgtttacttacacagactcgtaacagtataactaatattcgttaatgccgtttaccattacacgcttacataagaacgtgagtcgcaaagtgcttgttacacaaataaagttgaacaaatggacaaattactcttatagtataatcattgacaaagtctgcccttttattcttagaaaaatgaatatgtttatgtatgtgggggggggtctacaagacacttgtgcccaggggcccctgaattcttaatccgggcctgttTGTGCTCTGCggaagtcattcaggtttgacataacaagagggtgagtaaatgatgacagaattttcatttttgggtgaactatctctttaacaaAAAATTTATAGTATAGTCGAAATATTTGTCGACTGGTAGATACAGTTGGTTTGACTGTGGACGTTCAATAGTCGTGGATTTAGGGGTCATCTCAAaagttacatactgtataacattaatattctaacttcaatagcatttacaggaaatgacttacagtcacaaaaccagctgtacaatgttcatgtgagtctcaCCATTGCAATCCACTGTATTTCGTTGATAATGTGTAAgttttgtgtcatcacatttagagaattattgatgtttttttgaATGCTTAGCTTTCgtgagtaaactatatttatcatgttttatttatgttaataactAATTTGGTTAGTAAAAAGCTAAATGGTTCGAGAGCCAAGTATTACTTTAGGTAAATGACTACttacatgtgaatcaaaatgtgaatttaatttaatacttaattgtttttactgtcagtttaatgtttttttgtctttcagttttaattcatttaagtgtgttaattgatttattatgtttatttcttatagtttagAGTTATGCTCATCTCATTTGAACTATTATgacaagggcccctcacaaaggtttggatagggcccccagacgtctaggatTGGCACTGATCACACTATTACCGGCACGTAAGAACTTTCGCGGCACTTTACGACtggttacacacacgcacggcagtggacagccgTTTCATTTTACagcaaacaacatggcttcacgcaagaaagcacatttttggtcctaacgggaaacaagaaagatgccaacaattccagaaaataaatgaaacaccaaaaactgtatgtggtatCCTGGCAAAGACGGactgtttgttgatacatgaaattatggagggaacgtcgaACGGCGTCGCTTAGGGACGTAATGATGTATGCCATTAATCAaactatgtagtgtaacatgtaaaacgggaacatgaaaggtatattcttaaagcaactcatgtaaacaccttaatcataatattagcttactcagaatgaggcaaataatttgattactcatgtccatgtaaacgtggtcactgTGTCCCATGAAAGGTGTGTTGAGATGAGCATTTAAAACCCCTCAGAGACAACCAGGGTCTGTGACCTTGCTGTTACTCAttcccacacacacattcaacacataaacacacaccgTTCAGTTTTGTCTGAGGAAAAGACAACTCAGACATTTTTCCCCCAAGGTCACAAACATATTATTTCATTCTAAATTCTTATTTATCAACAGCGTAGATGAAGACCCAGTGAGTAAAATCCTTCTCCAAGCCCCAAATGATGTGATAACTAATTCAAAGATCTATATTTTCCTTTCAAGTGCCGAAACGTTCAATTAACATGCTTTCCTCGACGCTTTCTAAAATCTCATGCCAGTGAAAATGGGATTTCCTCACCCTACTAACTACTGTTTatttagaaatgaccagatCTGCCCTCTCACTTTGAAGCTCACAGTCTGGGAAGAATCACATTCGCCTGCTGTCTTGGGACAGAGAAAGCAGGTGGGGAGGGCCGAGGATGACCCATAATCTCATACACACGCTCGGAATATAAATGCGCAGCCAAAAAAGGAGGAGTGAAAAAGAGAGCATTGAAATATAAATGCAGAGGAAAAAGAGATGAATGTTTTTACCTGCCAGAATATGCTGTCTATAGTACTGCCCAGGAAGCCCTCCCTGGTTTCAGAAGAAAGGAGTTTGGGTCCCAATATTGTCATGAATTCATCAAAGTCCACCTGTCCGTCACCTGCATCAAGAAAAGAACGTTACAGTcttacaaaaagaaaattctcaTTTCTATTGTTGGACGACCACTGCAGTCAACTCAGCAGCTGTCAATGTGatgaattaaaaacaacactgcCTCTGTTATTAATGCAGCAACAACAGAATCAGTGAGACTAAACACATAAACACTCAGGATTCAGTAAATATGCGTGTTATTTCTCTtctaaatgttaaattattaaCTACGCGAGTTATTAAAGGAATGACAACCTCATTCTACAACCAAATTCACTCCTAGAATTTAGGTAGTGACAACAGTATTAACATGCAAACTGTGTCGTGTGTACAAAGTGTCTGTCATCTCTAGAGAGAGCAGTGTTTAAAACAGCTGCTTAATGAGCAGAAACAAAGCATTGCTGTTGAGAGcagtttaacaaaaaataatatttcttttgtaaaacagtaaataaaacCAAAGTTAGCATTCTTGTTTGCAGCTGTGTATGCTTATAGCAGAACTTTAACTTTAAGAGTTCTTTTACTTTAACAGGACCTGCAGTCTTGTACTGATtgctttgtgtcatttttttactgGTGCCGCTCAGCTTAATGAAACTGTTCAGGGTCTCTCAACTTAGTAATAGGCTACAAATGTGAAGCTTTCAAATTCACTTGATTTAACCATTATGGTTGAAGCCAACAATGTTTCTTGTCCTTGCACGGTTTTCtgtgaagctgctttgaaacacaCATTGgctactaaaataaaactaaccgccttcttttgtgtttttaatttaaacaaatgttacaaCAAATGCGGttagaaacaacaaaaacaaatgcagtTAAAAGAATGTTACACTTCAAATGTTACATCTTATGAGGCAGAATGTAGCcacaaaatgcttttttaaacagaataacctttaaaggaacagttcacccaaaaattaaaattctgtaatcatttattcaccctcaagttgttacaaatctgtagaaagttgtttgttctgatgaacacagtgaaagatattggaagaatgcttgtaaccaaacagttcttggccaccattgactaccatagtaggaaacatttctttgttctgttgaacataaaagacgatattttgtagaatttaggaaagcaaacagttctggggcacttttgactaccattgcaaTTTAACTAGGTACCataactatggtagtcaatggtagccaagaactgtttggttacaagcattcttccaaatatctttctgtgttaaTCAGCACAAAGAACTGaattttttgggggtgaactctcccttgaACATGCTCTTGACCTTACATATGCTCTTACGATTTCATTTGAAAAGCATAAAGTAATCATTTATGGCATGTGAGTAGTGAGACTAACTGCCATCAATCTCTTTCATTCTCACTTTCATCCCTTCCTGAAAGACAATTGCTGCTTTGAGATAGACGGTAAAAGAGGCATTAAACACCAGTGGAGAGTGACAGCGGAACTGAAAGCGATAAGTCAGAGAGAGCTCTTATCACACTACGGCATTCCCACTCTGCTTTAAACTCCAGCGTCACCTCCTCCCCACTCTACCAATGCATTGTGGAAATGTATCACTGCAATACAATAAGGTTGTACCAAAAAAATGGGCAGCAGTAAAGAACATCTTTCAGTTGAGGAGTTTTGTCATACCTTGTCAAAAAACTTGATATGCAGCCCACCCAGTCGTATACAAAAAAATCGGACACAGATGGGTACGCAGAAGTCTTTCTATTTTAGTTGCCTTTACAGtaaattaaaatcaataaatagATTAAACTATGATGTGTAAAAAACAATCACTTCAAATGGCTCCCAACAGATGTCTGGTTGACGTCTTGATGCCCCGACTGTCCTACTGTCACACAAAATGCGTAGATCAAGAATGCCAACAACCATAAAACTGATAGCAGCTGGATTGATGGGCTAAATCAGCAAAAGTTTGGAAACCAGTCAGTCAAAACCAACCCGTTCATGAGGGACCTACAGAACcggacacacagagacacacggGTTTCTCAGAAATCACCTTGTACACGGGTGTATTTACGTCTCCCCTGTGCTGGATAAATTGTTGGATTCTGTGATCGCTGTAGCATAAACTGTTCATGTGATCACATCTCTCTCCAAGGGGAGATTGAATGGGGTCAGTGAGAGATTGCTCatctataaaaaaaaatattttacacagCACAGAcgctgctttgtttctgtgcACTTATGCCTATGTAGAAATTAACCAGAGAATTAGAAATGtatagaaagaaagaatgagaaTGACTGACTCACCATCCATATCCAGTCTCTGCATGATAATAGCCAGCTCCACCTCACTGGGCATGTACCCCAGAGAGCGCATGGCCATACCCAGCTCCTGCTTAGAGATGAATCCATTCCCATCCCGGTCTAGAACACGAAAAGCTTCTCTAATCTCTGCAGAGACAAGATACACACAGAGAAATGGAGAAATGAAAGCGAATCATTGCAGTGTTAATGGGGTGCGGAACAAGTAAACAATTTAAATTCACGAACCAGATTGACGATTTACACTCACAATTCATGTTATCTGCAAGCACGACACAAGAACATGTATTATATAATGCATGCTTTTCTCGTCGATACCTTGCAAAACTCGCCGCCTTTTCGTACATGCACACAGCAGAAATACTAAATGCAGCTCATTCTGTTTTAAAGCGGTGTATTTAGTGTGCTGTGACTGAATGTTTTTCCACCGTTTCTAAGTGCATCAGGACTGGTTTTTAGATGTTAAGAAACCCACACCAAGTCTGAATCttcaataacaaaaataacatgcGTATAATGCATTAGTTCTGAGTATTGCTTTTTTCGGCTGTCTTAAAAAGCCATCTTGATGTTATTCTGGGGTAAAGTCAGTGATGTGCTGTGTGCTCTCAGATGTGATAAACAGAGCACTCCCAGAATTTAAGAAAAGCCTGCATGTCTATGCGATGCTCTAAAATGGAATATATTTAACCTTCCATGTTGTGTTTGGCATCTGGGAGATAAAAAGGCCTTTTTCTGTCCTTCTAAACAAAATCTTATATTATGGTTCAAAAGTCCGTGAATGCcaatgaaaaaacatttacaggTATGTGTGCTGTCTCAAGAgaataaatcaaacaaatctgCCCTAGATAAATTATTTTCCAATTTACACAAGAGGTTACACCAAACAGAAACAATGTTACTATACTGgataataatcatttttaagACAAAACTAACTGCCCACCTTCTggtaaaaatgctttttttgtcagagaaacaaataaatactgttTCACAAATAAAGCACCGGGGTCCCTAAAACCCCAAACAAGGTGTAAATTCAATCTCAGCAGATCATGAGGGTTATGCTTGTTTCCCACAAACTTAATGACATTTATCGTCTTTTCATACATGACTGAGACAAATGTCTAAAGGTTCATTACATTAAAGACTAGACTTCATTCAATATGAGTCTCTAGCTGAATAGATAAGTCGACTCGTTATTTAAGGGTCCTTTTCCTCGCcaaagtttttctttttgcaaAGGCAAGCCTCGATGATTCATCTCAACTTACCACTTACACTTCATACTAGATCAGCTCATGAATATGCAAAGCATTGAACCACCCAATGTGGATAACCCTCTGTGTCTAGTCTGTCAAAGCAAGCATTTGCAGAGGGGTACTTTAATTCCATCTGAGAGCAATTTCACTGTCCAGCGTTTCACAGCTTCAAATCCACCGTTGTATTCACAACACTTCCAAAACCACAAGCCAGACCATCAATTATCTTCTTGTGTACCCTGAGGCTCTGTCTCAACACATTGCAGATGAGATTTACAGTTGCAGGCACCGTAGTGGGGCAGCATCCAAGCACAGAGGGGGTTTCTAATGTTTATTAAACTGAGggcatacagtatgtgaacCCTGAAGATTTTCCTGTTACCCTCcctaaataacaaacaaaacaaaaaaagtgaagAAAGCACACAATGAGAAGATTGTTTCCTTACTATATTGAGCAATacaaattctcagagaatgatTCCCCAACCAATAAATTGAACCAAATCTATACATGTTTTCTATTTTGAATGAGGGATACATACTCGGGTTATGAATGTGACAGAAAAGGACACGTTTTTGGGAGAAAACGCATTTAGAAACTCTGTGAATTAAAGTGCAttaaccagaagcaataataccccaaaaatgaaaaggagaaaataaaacattttattttcatgtgtgCATTTATGAAgaagaaacaatgtttttttctgttacagacatgctgcatagctgcatttGGCTTTGGAAAATGCTTTAGAAACACATTGAACGGGTATTTacgtaaacaaacaaatactgaCATCTATCAGTGTGTGAAAATAACCCTATTACCTTTAACGAGAAAAGTTGAGTGAATTTTGGTCTGTTTCTCATATGGCTTTAGAAAACTGGAAATATAGCACACAATTCATTCAGTATGACCTACACTTATTGTTTCTTTATATAGCCAATATTTTTTCCACTGTTAAAATTCATTAATTCCTTCATTAAATTCATCAAAACTATAGAGAACAACTGTAACCGTGGAAATTATGTTGcaaataaaagcatctaaaataaatgaaaactatgttgtattttagcatcttcaaagtagCCACCCTTTGACTAGTGTTTGCAAAATCGTTCTCTTctgggaagctttttaaagAGTATTGAGAAAATTTCCATCTATTCTTATAGGCTAcgttttcttcattatttggtccaagtcaTCAATTTCAAAAAGAtttattttcaaacattttttattctaCTAAAAGAAATGGATATGTTGGCACaatcatatattttatacacTGCTTTAATTGTGCTTTTTTCCAGTCACTATGAAACGACGTTAACAACAAATGGGTtgggaacaacatgagggtgtgtTAATGATGCTAACAATTTGAAGTTTGGATAATTCGTCCAAAAATACATGAATTATAACgaacaaaagaaacaaattacagacagaaacaacagacacacactcactcaccaCCAAGCTCTTCAGTGGAGATGTTGGCGAGCTGCTCTTCACTGGTTTCAGAGAGAGAGGTGCTCAGAAAGTTGTTTGTGTAGAGCAGTCCTGCTCTCACATGGTGAAAAGGCATCTTCACCCTTCAATGAGATAATGAGAAATTATCAATTCAATGAGAAAACAACATAAATCAATGATCACACAACCTGTGCCTGTAGCCTTAACAAATACTCTCATGCCTGTTCCTGAAAGAAAGGAATCAGAATCAATTTTGAATGAAGACTGACAACCAAGGGAACACATGTTAGTTTATAATAACCATATTGGAATATGAGGTGTTGAGAAATGTGCATAACTTAGCAACTTGCAAGAGTATGTTCAATCTCAGTTCATTTGATAAGGTCACCATTCAAATGAATACCGCAacccacacccacacacacacacacacacacacacacacactgacacattgTAAGCCCACGACCTACACACTCACCCACCTTGCTGCTTTTGTAACAGGTCATACAGGATTACCAAGGTTGTCTGTAAGAAGACACCTTTTACATGTCCTGAATGCAATTTGACCAAAATATTTCAGGAATATATCAAATCTCTTGTCACTTTGATTTATATGAAAACATTGGAGGAGCAgtttaataaatgctttaaaattCCTGTCAGTAATGTCAATATTTCTGTCAAAAGGACTGAACGATTACTCCATCTTAGtgagaaataaatgtgtgtttctGAGACATTGATGTGTAAAGCCATTAATTCTCCTTTTTGTATCACAACAAGGCTTTTATAGTAAAACAATAATTATGAAAGATAAGTTGCCTGTAATGCAGTTGCACAATTGTTTATAGATAATCGCTGCATTTTAGCAGTCTGAATTTAGGTTTTTGTATTGTTGTAGCGCGAATACATCACTCTCCTGTAGCTCAGACAGAGCATTATACAAGTAAGGCCGAAGTTATGGATTTGATTCTCGAATGACATAAGAATGTATCTATTACCTTCAATGCAGTGCAAGTTGCTTCGCACAAAAGTATCACAGTTAAGTTATCACAGCAAAGGCTTAAAAAAACCTTTGAGTCTCTGTTTTAGTCATTTGGGCTCTGAGATGCAGTTGCAATAGAGCGCTGATGACCTGAGAGAGTTTTTCCAAGACTGCAGACACATCCAAAAGCCAGGACCAGAAAAGAATGCGGCAAATGTTCAAGAATTCCCTCCAGCTATCGAGTTTCCAAGTTTGGCATGATAGGGAATCCTTGATTAATTCCACTCTGAGCCTCCATGTGAATGAAGGGAAATTACGAGGAAGTGGCAGAGGACGGAAGCAGCTAATTTGTGGTGGTGATGCTCACCAAGGACAAACCCTGGCTGTAAATGAGGGCTCTGTGTTACTGTAATTACCATAGATATTAACAACTTTGGGTAGACTTTGATTGATAACTGGACTATACAAGAATATTTCAAGGAGCCATTGATGAGTCCTTTGGTCCCCTTAAGGTTAGATGTGACCAGTGTTGGAACACTTGCAGCTCATAATGAATGCAAAATTAGGGAAGATGGCATAAATTAATACAGTGTTTGACAAGGTTACTTTGGCAACATGCTGTACTTTATAAAGTGGTGTCAGTTCAAACAGTACTTGATCGCTTAGCATTTACTTGCTAAAAGACATACAAATAACAAAGGCTGAATTGCATGTGGTTGCTTTGGtaacagattgtgaaatacATGCAGCGGTTGACCTTGACAAACACTTTTAATTAATCATTCCAGTGAGGCCCATATTATATGTGAATgcttatgtaaataaatacataaataaataatttggtGATAGCCTTATCTGTGCATGTATAGTTTACATAATGCCAGATATAAAACAGTCAAGTGTAATAGAGACAAAAGTGACATCATCCATTGTTCatataactaataataatatatgttgaaatacagtataaattGATTCTTCCCAgtcacatttaaagtgatagttcacccaaaaatgaaaattctgtcatcatttactcactctcttgtcatttcaaacctgtatgactgaaaAATGTTGACCGAtcagcgatggcagccattgacttgcattggttttgtgtccatacaatagaagtcaatgggtgccaacgctgttcggttatcaacattattcaaaatatcttttcttgtgttctgcggaaggaaggaagtcatacaggttcaaaatgacaagagggtgagtaaatgatgacagaattttcatttttgggtgaactacaccTTTAAGACGGTGTGACATGGCTCTCATGGCATCACATCTATTATCACCAGAAAAGGTCTGAGGCTTTTACCATGAGTAGCAGGTGCTAGCTTGGCTTTTGTGTTCTCACACTTGCTCCTGGCTCTGATCCAGGACCTGTTAAATAGGGTTTTGGGTCACAGACACTGGCCCAACCAAGGACAACTGTTCATTAGGCGGCCACAAACACATAGGATAGTAATGATAATGAGTCACAACAACAGGGATACACCTTCACAAGGTCAACTGTTGTACCTATCCTCATGAcaacaaaaaagataaaaagacagcatcaaacaaaaaaatgtgtgtgtcaaaatTTGACACCAAAAGGACAATAAACTGCAATGATTAGtagacaaataataaaatgccaTAAAAATATGggataatttatatatattttcaagaaCCCTTACATGCTAATTCAATATGGTTTAAATAATGCCATACTTCATGAATGGTTATCAAAAAGATAAATAGGAAGTGAAAGATTTATATCATGAGTGAGACTGCATCTAAGAAATGTGAGAGCTGATCGAGAGACATTTTGTTTCCTGTCAAGCACTTCATGATGAATCTACATAAAAGAGTCTCACTCCGACtctgtattattttaaatattcaaaatattatgttttaataaagcATCACTGTAAAATTGGATAGGTGTACTTGGTTGATCCAACACTTGCTAGCGACTTGCTAGTGTAACCCACATCAAACAAGTTATTTCACTAaaaagttttgtataaatgtaaattttgaaTACAATATTCATgaataaatatgtattaataCCTGTGTAAAAAAAGGACTCACATAACATACATCTCTTTCAAAGTTGTTGGGGTCTTAAGTTCAGGGATGGATTACTGACCGGGCCAATGGGGCCAGTGCCCAGGGGCCCTTGACtaccacacagcaaaatcgccagtgttataaaaggtcaaatgaacactcacagtgtatatataatacacactatcgaagtgtggattatatatacactgtgagagttaatttgactgtttttaacactggtgattttgctgtgcatgAGCACGAGGGGACCCTGGGCTTCAGGGTTGTGCCATCCGGTTTGGTACAGAAAAccca
The Triplophysa rosa linkage group LG19, Trosa_1v2, whole genome shotgun sequence genome window above contains:
- the caln2 gene encoding calcium-binding protein 8, translated to MPFHHVRAGLLYTNNFLSTSLSETSEEQLANISTEELGEIREAFRVLDRDGNGFISKQELGMAMRSLGYMPSEVELAIIMQRLDMDGDGQVDFDEFMTILGPKLLSSETREGFLGSTIDSIFWQFDMQQMSLEELKHVLFHAFRDHLTMKDIENIIVTEEESLKENSGNCQTEYQGVHSKKKNRQTCVRKSLICAFAMAFIISVMLIAANQMLRNGME